A DNA window from Cervus canadensis isolate Bull #8, Minnesota chromosome 30, ASM1932006v1, whole genome shotgun sequence contains the following coding sequences:
- the NKX3-1 gene encoding homeobox protein Nkx-3.1 translates to MLRTPEPWPGNVGAAGCSPPAVPPTQTKPLTSFLIQDILRDGADRRGGHAGSPQPQPSRQQYPRRDPKPESEGGRGGRAQEDQQSDQPRAGSEEAEKPVETEPDGHLETYLLDCENPPSLPPATKQPQKRSRAAFSHTQVIELERKFSHQKYLSAPERAHLAKNLKLTETQVKIWFQNRRYKTKRKQLTSDLGNLEKHPSLPALKEEGFPQGSLISLHNTYPYYPYVYCLGGWSPAFW, encoded by the exons ATGCTCCGGACTCCCGAGCCATGGCCGGGGAACGTGGGGGCCGCGGGCTGCAGCCCCCCGGCTGTGCCGCCCACCCAGACCAAGCCACTCACCTCCTTCCTCATCCAGGACATCCTTCGGGACGGCGCTGACCGGCGCGGAGGTCACGCGGGCAGCCCACAGCCGCAGCCTTCGCGTCAGCAGTACCCGAGGCGAGACCCGAAGCCGGAGTCCGAGGGAGGAAGAGGCGGCAGGGCGCAGGAGGACCAGCAGAGCGACCAGCCCCGCGCCGGGAGCGAGGAGGCCGAGAAGCCGGTGGAGACCGAACCAG ATGGGCACTTAGAGACTTATCTGCTGGACTGTGAAAACCCTCCCAGCCTACCCCCAGCCACCAAGCAGCCTCAGAAGCGCTCCCGGGCTGCCTTCTCTCACACTCAGGTCATTGAGTTGGAAAGGAAGTTCAGCCATCAGAAGTACCTGTCGGCCCCTGAAAGGGCTCACCTGGCCAAGAACCTCAAGCTCACGGAGACCCAAGTGAAAATATGGTTCCAGAACAGACGCTATAAGACCAAGCGGAAGCAGCTCACCTCAGACCTGGGCAACCTGGAGAAGCACCCTTCCTTGCCAGCTCTTAAAGAGGAGGGCTTCCCACAGGGCTCCCTCATCTCCCTGCACAATACCTACCCTTACTACCCCTATGTTTACTGCCTGGGTGGCTGGAGCCCAGCTTTCTGGTAA